The following are from one region of the Poecilia reticulata strain Guanapo linkage group LG7, Guppy_female_1.0+MT, whole genome shotgun sequence genome:
- the angptl7 gene encoding angiopoietin-related protein 7, with product MTKINLSILALGVTLLLLGTGAQNPKKRPAPSKPPKVQCCDEVRSLKVQVANLTSLLEEFGRKQKTDMMNVVRQIMELDKQDHQLEGRVTEAESKYSEINNRVEIMQLQTLQSATQTSSDAIYDCASLYGKSYKISGEYKLPKDEFLGAPELSVFCDMETNGGGWTLIQRRKIGLTSFNRDWKQYKNGFGSIRGDFWLGNDHIFRLTRQPSTLRIELEDWEGQTRYAEYGFFTVGNELNSYKLFIANYSGNAGDSLRYHNNTNFSTMNKDNDKCVDDCAALRKGGYWYNCCTDSNLNGILYRYGEHTKGTDGITWYAWHGPNYSLKRVEMKVRPAGFQP from the exons ATGACTAAAATCAATCTGAGCATCCTAGCTTTAGGCGTCACACTGCTCCTGCTAGGAACCGGGGCCCAGAACCCCAAGAAGAGGCCAGCTCCCTCCAAGCCCCCCAAGGTTCAGTGCTGCGATGAGGTGCGCTCGCTCAAGGTCCAGGTGGCCAACCTGACCAGCCTGCTCGAGGAGTTCGGCCGTAAGCAGAAGACGGACATGATGAATGTCGTGAGGCAAATCATGGAGCTGGACAAGCAGGACCACCAGCTGGAGGGCCGGGTCACTGAGGCGGAGAGCAAGTACTCAGAGATCAACAACCGTGTGGAGATCATGCAGCTCCAGACTCTGCAGTCGGCAACCCAGACTTCCTCAG ATGCCATATATGACTGTGCATCCCTTTATGGAAAAAGCTACAAGATCTCTGGCGAGTACAAGCTCCCTAAAGACGAGTTTTTGGGTGCACCTGAGCTCAGC GTCTTCTGCGATATGGAGACAAACGGAGGGGGTTGGACTCTGATTCAACGGCGCAAAATTGGCTTGACTTCCTTCAACCGAGACTGGAAGCAGTACAAAAACGGTTTTGGATCCATTCGTGGAGACTTCTGGCTGGGCAACGACCACATCTTCCGCCTAACGAGGCAGCCCAGCACACTGCGGATCGAGCTGGAG GACTGGGAGGGACAGACACGCTATGCTGAGTACGGCTTTTTCACTGTGGGCAATGAACTGAACAGCTACAAGCTGTTCATCGCCAACTACAGCGGGAACGCAGGAGACTCCCTACGCTACCACAACAACACCAACTTCAGCACTATGAACAAGGACAACGACAAATGCGTGGATGACTGCGCTGCCCTGCGCAAAG GTGGTTACTGGTACAACTGCTGCACCGACTCCAACCTGAACGGCATTCTTTATCGCTACGGTGAGCACACAAAGGGCACTGACGGGATCACTTGGTACGCCTGGCACGGCCCCAACTACTCCCTGAAGAGAGTGGAGATGAAGGTCCGACCAGCGGGTTTCCAACCCTAA